A window of Natrinema versiforme contains these coding sequences:
- a CDS encoding ATP-dependent DNA helicase, with protein sequence MNTEELTGLPPGAVDHFRSEGIEELYPPQAEAVEAGATEGENLVAAVPTASGKTMIAALSMLSAVQRGGKALYIVPLRALASEKKAEFEAYEQFGVTTGVTTGNYESTSDWLATKDIIVATSEKVDSLVRNGADWLSDLTCVVSDEVHLIDDRNRGPTLEVTLAKLRKLNPRMQVVALSATVGNADEIADWLDAALVDTDWRPIDLQMGVHYGNALNFDDGSTREVPVDGSEKQEAALVRDILQEEGSSLVFVNSRRNAEAAARRLGKVSRNELTAEERTELAALADEIRDDSDTETSRDLAEAVEHGSAFHHAGLSSSQRTIVEDAFRDRLLKVISATPTLAAGVNTPARRVIVRDWRRFDPSAGGMAPLDVLEVHQMMGRAGRPGLDPYGEAVLLAKSHDESEELFDRYIWADPEPVRSKLAAEPALRTHVLATIASGFARTREGLLEFLEATLYASQSSEPGRLETVTDTVLEYLESNDFIEREGGTDGGEDAADGAFTTAADLESESGGRDEELEATSLGHTVSRLYLDPMSAAEIVHGLEDADERPTALGLYQLVSRTPDMYELYLRSGEDEKFGELYYEREAELLGDAPSEYEEERFEDWLAALKTGKLLEDWADETDEERITDRYKIGPGDLRGKVDTAEWLLGAAESLAAEIDSEWTVAVREARARVEHGVGEELLELVSVGGVGRKRARRLYAAGIEEPADLRTADKGVVLTVLKGEKTAETILENAGREDPSMDGVEPESAGSNNRGESATANSSNDAETEGTAEETPTEDDSQASLGDF encoded by the coding sequence ATGAATACCGAGGAGCTGACGGGGCTCCCGCCCGGTGCCGTCGACCACTTCCGGAGCGAGGGCATCGAGGAGCTCTACCCGCCCCAAGCCGAGGCGGTCGAGGCCGGGGCGACCGAGGGCGAGAACCTCGTGGCCGCCGTCCCGACTGCCAGCGGGAAGACGATGATCGCCGCACTGTCGATGCTGTCGGCGGTCCAACGCGGCGGGAAGGCGCTGTACATCGTCCCCCTGCGAGCGCTCGCCAGCGAGAAGAAAGCGGAGTTCGAGGCCTACGAGCAGTTCGGCGTGACGACCGGCGTCACGACCGGCAACTACGAGAGTACCAGCGACTGGCTCGCGACGAAGGACATCATCGTCGCCACGAGCGAGAAGGTCGACTCGCTCGTGCGAAACGGAGCCGACTGGCTCTCGGATCTCACCTGCGTCGTCTCGGACGAGGTCCACCTGATCGACGACCGGAATCGAGGGCCGACGCTCGAGGTGACCCTCGCCAAACTCAGGAAGCTCAACCCGCGGATGCAGGTCGTCGCGCTCTCGGCGACGGTCGGCAACGCGGACGAGATTGCCGACTGGCTCGACGCCGCGCTGGTCGACACCGACTGGCGGCCGATCGACCTCCAGATGGGAGTCCACTACGGCAACGCCCTGAACTTCGACGACGGCTCGACCCGCGAGGTACCCGTCGACGGCAGCGAAAAGCAAGAGGCCGCACTCGTCCGCGATATCCTCCAAGAGGAAGGCTCTTCGCTCGTGTTCGTCAACTCCCGGCGGAACGCCGAGGCCGCCGCGCGGCGGTTAGGGAAGGTCTCGCGGAACGAGCTGACCGCCGAGGAGCGGACCGAACTCGCGGCACTGGCCGACGAGATCCGAGACGACAGCGACACCGAGACGAGCAGGGATCTGGCCGAGGCCGTCGAACACGGGTCGGCCTTCCACCACGCCGGCCTCTCGAGCAGCCAGCGGACCATCGTCGAGGACGCCTTTCGCGACCGGCTGCTGAAGGTGATTTCGGCGACGCCGACGCTCGCCGCGGGGGTCAACACCCCCGCCCGCCGCGTGATCGTCCGCGACTGGCGGCGCTTCGACCCCAGCGCCGGCGGCATGGCACCCTTGGACGTCCTCGAGGTCCACCAGATGATGGGTCGGGCGGGTCGGCCGGGGCTCGACCCCTACGGCGAGGCCGTCTTGCTCGCCAAGAGCCACGACGAGAGCGAGGAACTGTTCGACCGCTACATCTGGGCCGATCCCGAACCTGTCCGGTCGAAGCTGGCGGCCGAACCCGCCCTGCGGACCCACGTCCTCGCGACCATCGCCTCCGGCTTCGCTCGCACGCGCGAGGGACTGCTCGAGTTCCTCGAGGCTACTCTCTATGCCAGCCAGTCGAGCGAACCGGGTCGGCTCGAGACGGTCACCGACACGGTACTCGAGTACCTCGAGTCGAACGACTTTATCGAACGCGAGGGGGGGACCGACGGCGGCGAGGACGCCGCCGACGGCGCGTTCACCACCGCGGCCGACCTCGAGAGCGAGAGCGGCGGCCGCGACGAAGAACTCGAGGCGACCAGCCTCGGTCACACCGTCTCGCGGCTCTATCTCGATCCGATGAGCGCCGCGGAGATCGTCCACGGCCTCGAGGACGCCGACGAACGCCCGACCGCGCTGGGGCTCTACCAGCTCGTCTCGCGGACGCCGGACATGTACGAACTCTACCTGCGCTCGGGCGAGGACGAGAAATTCGGCGAGCTCTACTACGAGCGCGAGGCCGAGTTGCTCGGCGACGCGCCCAGCGAGTACGAGGAAGAGCGCTTCGAGGACTGGCTCGCCGCGCTCAAGACGGGCAAACTGCTCGAGGACTGGGCCGACGAAACGGACGAAGAGCGGATCACGGACCGGTACAAGATCGGGCCGGGCGACCTGCGCGGCAAGGTCGATACCGCGGAGTGGCTGCTCGGTGCGGCCGAATCGTTGGCCGCCGAAATCGACAGCGAGTGGACCGTCGCCGTCCGCGAAGCACGTGCCCGCGTCGAACACGGCGTCGGTGAGGAACTGCTCGAACTCGTCTCGGTCGGCGGCGTGGGCCGCAAGCGCGCCCGCCGGCTCTACGCGGCGGGAATCGAGGAACCCGCCGACCTCCGGACTGCAGACAAAGGGGTCGTTCTCACCGTCCTCAAAGGCGAGAAGACGGCCGAGACCATCCTCGAGAACGCCGGCCGGGAGGACCCCTCGATGGACGGCGTCGAGCCGGAATCCGCTGGGTCGAACAACAGGGGCGAGAGCGCGACGGCGAACTCGAGCAACGACGCGGAGACCGAGGGAACGGCGGAGGAGACGCCGACGGAAGACGACAGTCAGGCGAGTCTGGGTGATTTCTGA
- the cgi121 gene encoding KEOPS complex subunit Cgi121, translating to MELLDCRLEIGDLDAFVADLGEIGDRHGVTIQAFDARYVADRAHLERAVEFADRAIERGENVARDRAVEILLYAAGRRQIDRALEMGVGEGETRAVVLVDGDGNGDADEAAALDAVERLEAFEGRAPTLETRDTETLCNFFEIPAAERAATDAGLSALVRERVALLEVEK from the coding sequence ATGGAGCTACTGGACTGCCGCCTCGAGATCGGCGATCTGGACGCGTTCGTGGCCGACCTCGGCGAGATCGGCGACCGCCACGGCGTGACGATTCAAGCGTTCGACGCCCGCTACGTCGCCGACCGCGCCCACCTCGAGCGGGCCGTCGAGTTCGCCGACCGCGCCATCGAGCGCGGCGAGAACGTCGCCCGGGACCGCGCCGTCGAAATCCTGCTGTACGCCGCCGGTCGCCGACAGATCGACCGCGCCCTCGAGATGGGCGTCGGCGAGGGCGAGACCCGGGCGGTCGTGCTCGTCGACGGCGATGGGAACGGCGACGCCGATGAAGCGGCCGCACTCGACGCGGTCGAACGCCTCGAGGCGTTCGAAGGGCGAGCGCCGACCCTCGAGACGCGAGATACCGAGACACTCTGCAACTTCTTCGAGATTCCCGCGGCCGAACGGGCGGCGACCGACGCGGGACTGTCGGCGCTGGTCCGCGAGCGCGTCGCGCTGCTCGAGGTCGAGAAGTAG
- a CDS encoding NADH:flavin oxidoreductase, which yields MATLEDPLEIGGMTVPNRLYRAPLLECAGNGPDAVDALIDDLEPAAASGVGLICQGATIVRGDGGCAAPGMTRVHDPAFVSQLSRLTDRIHDHGSRIVIQLEHGGLRSMETWHAEYRAEHPDLEQLAVSRPPWQLRLLDRLGFLEYDPHVLTTAEVYELAADFGRAAARAVEAGYDGVHLAGANMGIVQQFLSPFYNRRDDEFGGSPEARLQFLAVVHDEIRDRAGDVPLLTKVPAETPAPPRPVVHRKLSLEDGVEIARRLEKIGYDAVVPVQTSVVWDMSIVRGEYPERAWTNEGLQAEYDAAFGGAARKRLVSLANRIQSLQYDFEPAWNADFCRRVREQVSIPVLAEGGIREREEMDQLLGGAINKSENPETPACDMVGMARPFYAEPRLGARLLETGSETENPRVLCESCNNCTVPQVTDAPGICRTPAVLRKRGDLEREGAYDRSEP from the coding sequence ATGGCCACCCTCGAGGATCCGCTCGAGATCGGCGGCATGACGGTTCCGAACCGGCTCTATCGTGCGCCGCTGCTCGAGTGTGCGGGCAACGGCCCCGACGCGGTCGACGCGCTGATCGACGACTTAGAGCCCGCGGCGGCGTCGGGTGTCGGCCTCATCTGTCAGGGCGCGACGATCGTCCGCGGCGACGGCGGCTGTGCCGCGCCGGGGATGACCCGCGTCCACGACCCCGCGTTCGTCTCGCAACTGTCGCGGCTGACCGATCGGATTCACGACCACGGGAGCCGGATCGTCATCCAACTCGAGCACGGCGGCCTCCGGAGCATGGAGACGTGGCACGCCGAATACCGCGCGGAGCACCCGGACCTCGAGCAACTCGCCGTCTCGCGCCCGCCGTGGCAGTTGCGGCTGCTCGATCGGCTGGGATTCCTCGAGTACGACCCGCACGTCCTCACGACCGCGGAGGTGTACGAGCTCGCGGCCGATTTCGGGCGCGCGGCGGCCCGCGCCGTCGAGGCGGGCTACGACGGGGTCCACCTCGCCGGGGCGAATATGGGGATCGTTCAGCAGTTCCTCTCCCCCTTTTACAACCGCCGGGACGACGAGTTCGGCGGCTCGCCCGAGGCCCGCCTGCAGTTCCTCGCGGTCGTCCACGACGAGATCCGCGACCGCGCCGGCGACGTTCCGCTGCTGACCAAGGTACCGGCGGAGACCCCGGCACCGCCGCGGCCGGTCGTCCATCGAAAGCTGTCGCTCGAGGACGGCGTCGAGATCGCCCGTCGACTCGAGAAAATCGGCTACGACGCGGTCGTCCCCGTCCAGACCTCCGTCGTCTGGGACATGAGCATCGTCCGCGGGGAGTACCCCGAGCGGGCGTGGACCAACGAGGGGCTGCAAGCGGAGTACGACGCGGCGTTCGGCGGCGCGGCGCGAAAGCGACTCGTCTCGTTGGCCAACCGAATTCAGTCGCTGCAGTACGATTTCGAACCCGCGTGGAACGCCGACTTCTGTCGGCGGGTTCGCGAGCAGGTTTCGATTCCTGTGCTGGCGGAAGGTGGTATTCGCGAGCGCGAAGAGATGGACCAGCTATTGGGAGGTGCGATCAACAAGAGTGAGAATCCCGAGACACCGGCCTGCGACATGGTCGGCATGGCCCGGCCCTTCTACGCCGAACCGCGGCTTGGTGCGCGGCTGCTCGAGACCGGGTCCGAGACCGAAAATCCGCGCGTACTCTGTGAAAGTTGCAACAACTGTACGGTGCCGCAGGTGACCGACGCGCCGGGGATCTGCCGGACGCCAGCCGTGCTACGCAAACGGGGCGACCTCGAGCGCGAGGGCGCGTACGACCGCTCCGAGCCGTGA
- a CDS encoding rhodanese-like domain-containing protein: MNRRTFLAVSGTTTVGVVAGCLGGNSDATAANEFDYELNSTPSGVDVPLVPVEDTYEWYKNDEAKFVDARTRTQYDERRIKGAVFSPAADAGDIEDDPVEEWSTDTRVVTYCACPHHLSSQRAASLIDAGYEHTYAIDEGLGGWINGGYPLEGSAIDAEWELYEIDGTTDSEYAGEMVRLDQIGENRVEVAPIQDDGSYTLQLHYAGSTDSQFKVEAPDYTVEGTLAELTDGTLSG; encoded by the coding sequence ATGAATCGACGGACGTTCCTCGCCGTTAGCGGGACGACGACGGTCGGCGTGGTCGCGGGCTGTCTCGGTGGCAATAGCGACGCGACAGCGGCCAACGAATTCGACTACGAACTGAACTCGACGCCCAGCGGAGTCGACGTTCCGCTCGTGCCAGTCGAGGATACCTACGAGTGGTACAAAAACGACGAGGCGAAGTTCGTCGACGCGCGCACTCGAACTCAGTACGATGAACGGCGGATCAAAGGCGCCGTCTTCTCGCCGGCAGCGGACGCCGGCGACATCGAGGACGATCCGGTCGAGGAGTGGTCGACCGATACCCGGGTCGTCACCTACTGTGCGTGTCCGCATCACCTGTCCTCTCAGCGTGCCGCCTCCCTGATCGACGCGGGATACGAACACACGTACGCGATCGACGAGGGACTCGGCGGATGGATTAACGGCGGCTACCCGCTCGAGGGGTCGGCCATCGACGCCGAATGGGAACTATACGAGATTGACGGCACGACTGATTCCGAGTACGCCGGTGAGATGGTTCGACTCGATCAGATCGGTGAGAACCGCGTCGAAGTGGCGCCGATCCAGGACGACGGCTCGTACACGCTCCAGTTACACTATGCGGGGTCGACGGACTCGCAGTTCAAAGTCGAAGCGCCCGACTATACCGTCGAGGGAACCCTCGCGGAACTGACCGACGGAACCCTCTCCGGCTGA
- a CDS encoding IMP cyclohydrolase: MYIGRFVVVGPEVGAYRVSSRSFPNRELTARDEALTVGPTEDAPETDNPYVSYNCLRIVETPTGETAAFGNGSHVDPIAEKLELGYPARDALAESLLALDYEKDDYDTPRIAATIGDGEALIGTVRKDALLVETVDEPTLVATYETDSPEAFEFEADDAAAAASEAYDLEFEHAVCAAGVARTEDGFETAIENGD, encoded by the coding sequence ATGTACATCGGACGATTCGTCGTCGTCGGCCCCGAAGTTGGCGCGTATCGCGTCTCTTCGCGGTCGTTCCCGAACCGAGAGCTCACCGCTCGAGACGAGGCGCTCACCGTGGGTCCCACTGAGGACGCCCCGGAGACCGACAACCCCTACGTCTCCTACAACTGCCTGCGGATCGTCGAGACGCCGACAGGCGAGACGGCCGCGTTCGGCAACGGCTCGCACGTCGATCCGATCGCGGAGAAACTCGAGTTGGGATATCCCGCCCGGGACGCGCTGGCCGAGAGCCTGCTGGCGCTGGATTACGAGAAAGACGACTACGACACGCCCCGGATCGCGGCGACGATCGGCGACGGCGAGGCGCTGATCGGAACCGTTCGCAAGGACGCCCTGCTGGTCGAGACCGTCGACGAGCCGACGCTGGTCGCGACCTACGAGACGGACTCGCCCGAGGCGTTCGAGTTCGAGGCCGACGATGCGGCGGCGGCCGCGAGCGAGGCCTACGACCTCGAGTTCGAACACGCGGTCTGTGCGGCCGGCGTCGCCCGGACCGAAGACGGGTTCGAAACGGCGATCGAGAACGGCGACTGA
- a CDS encoding metallophosphoesterase → MKVGLVSDIHGNRVALETVLEDMPPVDELYCAGDVVGYNPWPADCVDELRERGVPTVMGNHDAAVAAETPFRFNGMAKAGVDYAEQELSDDRLEWLGSLPAERLECDGRVKLVHGHPDDPDRYTRYTYPEEFSPRMLGDEDVLVLGHTHVQGAKQFTEGIVVNPGSVGQPRDGDPRAGYAVLDLDALTVDTYRVEYDIEAVQAAVDEAGLPERIGTRLARGK, encoded by the coding sequence ATGAAGGTCGGACTCGTTTCGGACATTCACGGCAACCGGGTCGCGCTCGAGACCGTCCTCGAGGACATGCCGCCGGTCGACGAACTGTACTGTGCGGGCGACGTCGTCGGCTACAACCCGTGGCCCGCCGACTGCGTCGACGAGTTGCGAGAGCGGGGCGTGCCGACGGTGATGGGAAACCACGACGCCGCCGTCGCCGCGGAGACGCCCTTCCGGTTCAACGGGATGGCAAAGGCAGGTGTCGACTACGCCGAGCAGGAGCTTTCGGACGACCGACTCGAGTGGCTCGGTTCCCTGCCGGCGGAGCGACTCGAGTGTGACGGCCGGGTGAAACTCGTCCACGGCCACCCGGACGATCCCGACCGGTACACCCGGTATACGTATCCGGAGGAGTTCTCGCCGCGGATGCTCGGCGACGAGGACGTGCTAGTGCTCGGCCACACCCACGTGCAGGGCGCAAAGCAGTTCACGGAGGGGATCGTCGTCAATCCGGGTAGCGTCGGCCAGCCCCGCGACGGCGATCCGCGAGCGGGCTATGCGGTGCTCGATCTCGACGCGCTGACCGTCGACACCTATCGCGTCGAGTACGACATCGAGGCGGTCCAAGCGGCGGTCGACGAGGCAGGGTTGCCCGAACGCATCGGGACGCGACTCGCTCGAGGCAAGTAA